In Antedon mediterranea chromosome 10, ecAntMedi1.1, whole genome shotgun sequence, one genomic interval encodes:
- the LOC140060517 gene encoding barrier-to-autointegration factor-like — protein MYSNKVVLYSFLLCYTIPCIMSSISQKHRDFVSEPMGEKLVTDVAGIGDVLGKRLEDAGFNKAYVLLGQFLILHKQEDLFTDWLEITVRTNSKQQADCYNCLKEWCDAFL, from the exons ATGtatagcaataaggttgttttgtatagctttttgctatgctacactatTCCCTGCATAATGTCAAGCATATCACAGAAACACCGAGATTTTGTTAGTGAACCTATGGGAGAGAAACTTGTGACAGATGTAGCTGGAATTGGCGATGTGTTGGGTAAAAGGTTGGAAGATGCAGGCTTTAATAAG GCATATGTTTTACTAGGCCAGTTCTTGATTTTGCATAAACAGGAGGATTTGTTTACAGATTGGCTGGAAATTACAGTGCGTACCAATAGCAAGCAACAGGCTGACTGTTACAATTGCCTCAAAGAGTGGTGCGATGCCTTCCTTTGA